The Epinephelus lanceolatus isolate andai-2023 chromosome 16, ASM4190304v1, whole genome shotgun sequence nucleotide sequence TTTAACCAATCATTCTCCGCTCATCCTCGTGTTCCTCCTTAAAGAATTATAATCTCTATATTGATTCAGTGTGAAGTCCTGTTTTGGGTTGCTGCTCACAGAAATAAGAATATtcacactgaaaacacaactgGTATCTTCCATCGTGACAAACAGGAGGGCAGAGTTCAGAGTTCagtcttttctttcctctcctcttcttctaccTTGGGAATGTTGGATGCTGCATTGCTCTGTGTTGCATCCGTTTAATGccaaaaaaccaaacaaagagATCAGCCTTTCACGTCTGCAGATTGGCAGACAGCGTCTGGCTGAAGCTCACCTCAGGCactgttttttatatatataaatatacacgtATCTTTCGGTTCACTTATTTAGAtctcacatttaatttcctcCCAAGTGGTATGCTCTTCCATCTCCTGTAATGTAAATTGTTAATTGTATAACCATCAACTGCAGTGTTTAACTTCAAACATGTGTAACATTTTCTTACTTTTTgctcatttcattttgtttcgtttttttcattttgtatcgGCCCTGGTATAGAAGTCGCGTTCATTTTGTTTCCAGTATCACAGCCAGTACTTTCCAGCCTCGCTCCTGGAAACCAATCATATACTCCTGACTTCACTCACTCGTGCTGAGTGTAACAAATTCAAGAAACTGCTCTTGAAGTGCTCTTACGTAAACTTATTTGAACTTCTTTTGCAGATTctatttaaaaacagtttccGACAGAATCAGATCTTTACAGGAGTGGGATGTGGAAAGGCTGTGCTGGATGTTGGTGGATGGGAACGCTGGAGCTGAGATGCTTCAGCCCGACAGTGGTCAACTCAGTAAACTGTACCAAGCTGACTTTCTTTACATCACATTTAGCACTGTTTGTGTACTGCATCTGTATTTTgtaatgtcttgtttttattgtaaaaagACACATAATAAAATTGTGATGGGAAAAAATACAGATGATCTTTGCTATGTTTTTTTTGACCAGGTATGTGGACACCCTGACATTACACCCATATGTTGAGTATGTTACTCTAAACCCACGGGCATGAATGTGCTGTTGTAACAGCCTTGTCTCTTCTGGTTTCAGGCAGTTGTTACCTGGCTGCAGAGAATTGCTCCCATTCAGCCACAAGAGCATTAGCGATCCAATACTGATGTTGGGTGATGAGACCTGGCTCACAGTCTGCATTCCAGTTCATCCCAGAGGAGATGGATGGGGTTAAGGTCAGGGCTCTGTGCAGGCCAGTCAAGTTCTTCACACGAAACTAAGAAAACCCTTAAGAAATACCTTAAATCAAAAGGGCCTCTCTTAAACAGTTGCCCCAAAGGTTGAGGCATACTATTGTCTAAAATATTAATGTATGCCTAAGCATTAAGATTTTCCTTTATTGGAATTGGGGATCCAAACAACACCTGTGCCCAATTCCAAACAACATACAGAATGTGtactgtgttcacactgaagTGATAAAGTGTACTCAAAGTTGTCCATATGaatactaaaaaaaacacttttctttgaGTGTACTGTTGGTAATCTGTGACCATGCAATACACAAAGGTTTGGAGACAGCAGGGAAACATAAGGCTAAATGTGAACGGTGGTGAAATAtgtcaaaactaaaacctaaCCATTGGAGTTGTGGacaaaactctgctgtctcctctAAGTTCAACCGGCAGTGTCATTTTAAAGTCGAAATTTGATTGACATTTGATGAAATCTTAACTGTATCATGTATCAAGGGAGCAGTAAGTTGTTTGAAGCATGTTTGAGGTATTCAAGAAACAGGAAACTATATATGATATGGCATGACCAAATTTAGCCATGAGGGCATTTCTAGGGTTTTAAGTGAGTTTTGGGCTGCAGTGATGTTTGCctccagcaggtggcagcacATGACTGCACTCAACGCCTCCTGCTGACAGGTTCAGGGACTTTCCATGCCTGTGATCAGTCTTATCAGCATCTCTCTGAACATTAACCATGACCCAGCTGTTTTTCTCTTGCTTGTACTTAAAACTCTTATTGTGCTTTTTGAAGGATTCACCCTCAGCTTGTGCTGCCACAGCCTTTCACCTACTGAAGAGATGTTCACTTCAAACCTGCCCTCTGTCAGTCTGCCTAGAAAAGTCAGATTAGGTATTATCAGGAATACATTGTGACTCTGCCTGAGAGTCACTGGGGTTATAGCTACCAATTTGGCACGGATGATTTTGAAGGTTTTAATGGTTTTGATTCCTTGAAAGTTACAGGGCCCATTAGATTGTTGGGATACAAAGTGGGTGCTTGTGAGGGTAAGGGGGTAACAGGATTCTTAAAGGAGCTCCTTGAGTTCTTCGAGAGGTCCTTAAGGGTGTTATAAGAGGTGTTCAAAGGGGCTCCTTAAGATGGCCCTTGGGTACTTGGGACCTTTCTAGGTGCGTTCTAGGTGCACTTAAAGGAAAACGTCATCAATGacactaaataaagcatttTGCATTATCTGGCGGAAGCAGGGAAGCCAAACTGTTCCACTGCACACACTACCCACACCGgggtgacacagacctggttgaaaatcagcaaagtatctcTTTAAGGGGATTGTACGGGTTCTGGAGGTACTGTAGTCCCTTGGTTTGTTGTGAAGAATAGCAGTAATGGAGGACACTTGAAGAAGTTCCTTGAGTTATTGTGGGCGTTGTTTGGCTCTGGAGGTTCTTAATGGAGTTTAGATTCTTGTTATATTCCAGGGATTCTAAAGGAGGTTCTAGAGGTCATTGTTAAGTTGTTTCTACTGGGTTTTAAGGGTTTTAAGGGGTTCCTCTGAGGCTCAAGGCAACTTAAGAGTGTTCTGAGGGATCACAGGAGGATTCCAGGTACACGTAATAGGATTTCAGGGGTTCCTCACAGGGATTCTTGAGGTGGTTCCTGGGTGCCTTGTGAGCGTCAAGGAATGTAACATGTATTCTTGATGTTCCTGTGGGAGTTCTAGTTCTTGACAAATTTCATAAGACTGTGATGGGCTTATTAGACTTCACGAGTCTTCATGAGAGTATTGCAGTAGCTCTTGAAATGATCACAGGGTATTTTTGTTAGGGGTCCTTGGGGTGATTCTTCAGGTCTTGTCAGGTCACAGGGATAGTATGGGATTCTTGATGGAGCTCCTTGAACTCTTGTGGGAGTCCTTGGGGCTCTCGGGGTTTATGTGTTCGTAAGACGTGGATTCTCTGGGAGGATTGGGGTCATTGGAAAGATTCCATTAAGTTGGTTTAAAGGCTTTTGAAGTGGTTCTCTGTTATTTTGGAGGAGTCAGGCCTCTTTAGGAGGGCTCTAGGATTGCTGACACGTCATAAGAATAGCTATTACTATTTGTGGACACATGCTCATGTTATATAATGATTGGAGCTAACCATTTTTTGAAAGCCAACTGTAAGTAAAACAAGTGCATAATATCCTCAGTGTcacctcacaaaacattaagTGACCTATGTGCTTTAGCTCATCATCATCAATATTTGTCAGTATCTTTCTATTCTTGCCAAACGATTAGAGGTACTGAGTCTTACCCTCCCAGTGTATCGTCATTTTGCGGATGGAAAACCATTCTGAGAAGCTCTCTGCTGAAACCTGTTTCACATGAATTGTGTTGCTAGGAAACAGCTTGGGTCCAGAATTACTTCCTGTCCATTGTCGACTTAAGCAAACACTGCAACGGGAAATTAATGCAGGCCCATTTAGTGAGGTGACGTCTCCCTACAGACAGCCAACATATAGATCAGTATTAAAGTACAGTATCTCATCAATCAACCTGTATCTCATCCATATTAGATGTGGTCAAATGATATTTTATTGTAAGAGTCTGCATTGGCTTTTTATACATGTAACCTTAAATGTATCTTTGCCTATGGCTTACTCAAACAAAAGCTGGACCCTTTGGACTCCCAGCTGTTCTGTGGggtataacacacacacacacacacacacacacacacacacacacacagtagtacaGCAGCATCACGCCACAGATATTCATGTCTGACATCTACCCTGCTTCAGCCTCTTCTCCTGCTGATTGGCCGGCCGTGTCCTTGGGTCACCCAGGTGAAGACAGTTTAAGCCAATTACAGAAGTGTACACCAAAACCTCATATGTCAGCCCACATGACAAGACAGGAACTCATCACAAATCTAATTTAGCCTAAAAGACAAGGACCAGCCCTGACTGTATTACAGTGATCTGTGTGTACTGGGGTTTGGAGAACACCCCCATCCCTCCCTTTTAGTTCGTTGTGCCTTATCTCCACCAATGCTGTCAAATTCTCCTCCTTATCACGTGGATCAGAGTTGGTTTATGTTTGGTTCATTGCTGTTCTGACATTGACCTGGTTCACTGAAAGCTGCAGTGTTTGTGGGTTAGCTCCAGCTCTGGGCAAAATGATAAGGCTGTGTGATCTGTGCCGCTGAGGCCGTCAACACTCTCACTGTCTGAATCTTTTTATCCACTCCACTGTAAGCATGTAGTTGAGGCAACAGCAAGGGCAATGAGAGATATTTAACTTTGTTAATAGTTTTTTGAAGACCTGTACCAaagtctggtattttgcacTGGTATTTATTTAAGCCCATTATACTTGTATGAAAACCAAAGTTTTGTTAATTTTTGTGTTGCATATTTAAGCCTCTGTAGACAATTATGAAACATCAAATATCTTCTTTTAAACATGTTTGTCCTGCTGCTGCATGGATGTTAGAATATCTAATAGTGACAGTAACTACCaggacattttaaaattatgtgaaCTTTAACTTTTAAGATAAAAACATAACACTGATCCCTCTATAAAGAATAACAACACATTAAAAGGGTCTTAGCGGCTCTGATAGGATTTGTGCtttaagctaaaagctaatgttgGCATGACAGTAGCAGGTTATGTTAATGATCACCTTGTTAATTtggcatgtcagcatgctaacatttgctgataagcactgaacacaaagtacagctgaggttgATAGAACTGGTGTTAGTTTTGAATCAAAGTTTTGAATTAAAAGTTTGACCTTATAattcagaggatcaccaaagttattacaagtGTTAGGGTTCTTCTGAGGGACCATGAATATCCACAGCAAATTCCACTGGTCACTGGccttcagtttttttctttattgtatAGCCTACACTTCTGACAGCTTGCCATGAGAAATCTCATAAAGTACCGGTCCAAAATGGAAaggatttatcctctggggaGCATGATTGTGCTTAGTAAATCTCATAGCAAACTGCTCATTGGAACATAATATTTTTTGTTAACAATTGTGGCATAagggggccgtacacatgccgcgttttGTGCGCCTTCAAATTTTTACAATGTAGACTCCGGCAGGTGCGCTCAAACGGCAGAGCAACGCTTTCGCGGTGCACACGCATTTCCAAGAGCCTGTTTTAAAAaccgagttcaacttttggaatccAGCAGCGCGCATCTCATGTCATGTGaagaggaacaaccaatcacagccgacagatatctttcccttcttccgtaaatatgAGTCTGTGGTAACTATGTAtagttgatcattttggtgcagggctgccagagcttttcaTCCGTCCCAAGGGCAATATGCCCGCACACTTAGACACAGCTCCTGGAAGATCAGCTTAGCAACCGCAGACACAAAGTGCTGCTGCGCGCTTGAAAGCTGGctccaaaaaaggcacaaaagtaggaCCAAGCGCCCGACCTTGCGTTTTCCAGCCAGTTAaagatgcggcatgtgtacCGGCCCTTAGGGGGAAGGGCCACTAACATCATGAGGACTCATCCTCTGGagacctgggccctatttcagaaagcaggattaGTGAAAATTCCAAGTATTTTAAGCCTGAGAtaaaggaaactctgagttttcattttcacaaagccagttcagcataaccctgagtcagttactatggcaacacaTTTCATGAAGCAAACCTGCTGGCTGGCAGGTTCGCACGCTGAGCGTGTAGCAGGAAGGAGTGACGTGTGTCCTTTAGTCGTGGACACTGAGGCACAGTTTATTCAGACGCTGTTGCGTAATGAGGGGGTCATAAGACCCTGTTTGGATGTCTCCCCAGAGGAGTGTCTGTATGATAGATACCATTTCACCTCACAATCTATCATTTATCTAACAATCTTCTGCACCCAGATATATCAACTATTACACATCGTGGATTTGCATTATCGTCTAAACCAAATCTTATGCATTGCCCTTTGATTCTTCGGCAGTGCCAGTTTTCTTTGTACACTGACAACAAACATGCACAgtacacaaaacacagacacacaagcagCGATCATCTATTTGATGGAATACAAACTGACTGACACCTGACCTCTGGCCTTGGTCCACAGACTACCTGCTGAGTCACTTACCAGGTCCAACTCAGAGTGCTGAGAAGCACACAAGCTTATTAATGTTAGACAACGGGCATGGGAAGATACCATCAGAGAACATTAATCCTAAGCCACCATCGTGTTCTTTAAATTCCTATCACCGTAAAATCTAAATCCTCAGATCTGGATACGGATCAGACGCCAGAATCATTCCTCTTCTCCATTTGCCCTTTTTAGACATGTCGAGTCCCTTCTTGGGTTACTTTGTTGGACCGTACCTGTGCTTGAGATCTTCTGCCTTATCCCTGTTGCATAAGAGCTGAGGTCAAGTGGGGGTGGCAGTGTCCAGTATTTATGCAATGGGGCATCCTGGCTGTAAATAGAGCTGTGATGTCAACAGTGGCTTATCCTTTCACTACCAGAGGACCTGGCATACAGCTGACTGTCTGCAAATCACTCTGTCAGAGCCAGAGACCCATGTCACTGGTTGCTAATTGCACACTACACCCATTTGAAAAAGTAAACAGAGTGCCTTGTGACAGAATTTGCATCTGTAAGATATCATTTTTCATATGTGACCATCTGTGGAGAAGAAACTGTGATGACCATAAAACCTTTGATCGAAATAATGATCCTACATTATTTCCTTATGGAAAAGCTAATCAAACAATGCTACCAATAGTCCTCATTTTGGTTTGGACTTTTTGTAAAACTTTCAACAACCCACAGAAGTGTATGAAGAGCCACAAGACCCTTACCAAGGGCCCTATAAACCTTAAGGATAGAAAACCTGACCAGAAAACCTTTTACGATGCCTGCGCCAAAACACTCAGGAACCCCGGAAAGTACCTTAAGTATCCCTGTAGCAACCCCTACAATCTCCGTGAAATTTTTCAGGAACTCATGCAACCCCCTTAAGTACCCCTGAGACCCCAACAACAGTCATCAGAAACCCTTTTGGTACTCTTTAGAACCCCTTAAAGACACAGTGAGCCTCCTAAAACCCAGTGACATTGCTGGAATCCCCCAGAAGCCTATAGAAGCAACAAAGAATCTCGAAAGTGTAGACCCATTTCAGACCCTCTTTGACCCTCTTCAGAACTCTTGAACCCCCTTGACAACCTTTGAAACCCTTACAGAACATCTTGCATCTCCATATTATTCTCTCAAGAATACCAGAAGTCTTCAGGAACTGGTAACCACTCGAAACCCTCTGGAACTCCATCAAGAACTCAAGAATCTTCTTCGGGCAATCCGCTTTTACCCTTGGACAAGACCCCTGGACCCCCTCAGAGCGCCTTTTAAATTCCCTCCCAGAACCCCCTCACTTCCTTTGACCCCATTGAGAGCCCATAGAACTTGACAAAAATCTAGGGAGCTCCATATGATATCCTGTAGGACTCCATCAAGAATACCTTGTTACCCCAGGGACCCCTTGAACCTGTTCAGGAACTTGTGGAACCCTTTCAAGAACCCATGGGACACTTTCTACCCCCTTGTAggccctaaatatttttttaggaGCCTGGGAACCCCTTAAGTATTATATTTGCAGTGACTAATTTGATGTGGCAAGAAATAACGCACTCTAAGGAAATGTTGCACATATTCATTAGTCCCTCTGTGACCATGTTTCTGCTTCTGTAAGAGGCATTCCGTCTATGAATGAAGAGTTTTTCAACACCATGACAGAGATAAAGCTTAGGATCAATGGATAATCATATGCTTTGTGAATAAGCAATGAAGCCAGTGGATGTGTCTTATCTGAAATTATAATGCCATGCTAATTCAATCAGGCAGGATCAGAGCAGAAGGAGCTTTAATTACATCCTTCCATTGAGGCCACAGTCAAACACTGAATGCTTTGACCACTTGCTGCACACTGATACATTCACTTaagattttgattttaaaacatacatattttttgtgAAAGTTCATAAAATCCAAGAACCCAAAAAATCTCAGATAAGGCCAACACTCACCACATAATGTCGCGCATTCCCTTTTGCCTATAACGTCTACCAAAGTCATGATTTAATCAGCAGGGTGCTGGGTGGGTGAGTGGAGAAACTGCCTGTCACAACTCATCTGTCAATCATACTTTAAAGCTGAAAGCTTCCTGTAGATTATAATGTTCAGAACATTTCAGATTTAGCTTGAAAGGTCTTTACAGATAAGGATAAGCAAACtggaaataaattaaattagatacaatatattttttaaaattcagacgaacattttaaaactttattatCCTGGTGCACTGTAGTGTTTTGTTgttacagcagagagacaggTATGTAATGATCAATTAttaactaaaaataaaacatctaaaaGTAGATAAAGCCTTTATAAAAATTTACATGCATGTAATAAACTCCTCCGTCCCAGCACAGAAAGCATTTCGTTGCCAAGTCTGGAGCCacgcctcctgctgctgctgctgatggagGAAGACACATGACAGAAGAGGAGAGTGcttggtttcaaaataaaagccggACTGacgcatgatttttttttttttgtgagcacCAGACAGCTCCAGGCATCcttacaaaattaaaatatattttttatgtgaAGATGTTCATGTACATGAAAATCTAGCTCCATTTTGGGgttcttttttctttggtttAAGGACTGATTGTCTATTTTGGGAGTTCAGATGGGAAatagataattatactaacctTAACAATGTACAcggtaaattaaattaaattattcaaATTTAGTCAAAAAGAATACATAAATCACCTAATATACTTAAGAATAATAtgtttataatatataataatataataaactaaatgtATAGTACAAATGTGAAGGTCCATGTGGAAGTAAGTgtataaataaatcaaactaTATCACAGGAGACGTGAATGTGGAGAAAGAATTGTTCAAATAAATTTGGAAATCCAAGTAAGTATATGTGGACACCAATAATAGACATATGCATATGAAAAAACAGTTCAGTTTTGAGTATCTGTAATGTTTCCTTATTTATGGACTGGTTTTCCCAAGAGGGGACATGGGAAATagataaatataaaatgatgtGATAAACTGATACTGAAGTGATTAGGCTAATTTAGCTGAAAAGGACCCTTAAACAGTATAACttttatataaattaaaaagaataaataaattagaatttaaacaattatttgtatcttttttttttattgtaaaaatagATTAGATATGTAGACGTAtatgtggaaataaataaatgagtgtgGAAATTAATAAGtgtagaaataaatgaaaatatgtcTCTGGAGAGAGGTTATTGTGGAAATAAATAACAGTCAAtagatataaaaaataaatgcatgctGTTCTTAATTAATTTCCCATATTTTCGGCATCTTCAAAGtgattgatttatatttgaatttaagtgcacatttaataatatatagacctatttatttatgtattttgtcTATGTAATGTTACATCTGATTACATTTGTCATAAGTGTGCACGTATAGGTccgtttatttatttcatttccttTTGGCTTGCGTGCTCCATTTGCTTACTGAGCCTACTTTTATTTTGGAGACTCTGTGTTCCGGTTATTGCCTGTCTGAACCTGTGTTACTTGACGCACATTGGTAGCGATGGTTTGTATAGATGTGAGAGCTGGCGTGTCTCTGTCAGAAGCGTGTGTGTGGAGGCCGACCTGTGGCCAGTGACACAGCGGACTGTTGGAGGACAAAGTTTAGGGAGCAGCCTGTACACCTGGCTCTTATCTGCcgctgaggacacacacacaggctgcagacagacacTGGACCGGTGTGTGGGACACATGCAGCATGTAGCCAGGACTGAGGACAGCTGCTGGATGGTGCGTATGATTGTTATTATTGTCTTTAATGAGGCAGTGTGTGGTGAGAGGAGGGATGTCTGTGTACATGTCTGTGACTGTCATTTCTCTGGTCCCCGTGGTGGTTGTGTTTCAGCCTGATCTCTCTCCGCCGTGCTCCTCTGTCTGCTCCCGTCCGCTGCACTGATCCTAGCCCCTGTGACCCGCAGGAGCCATGGGTGGGAGTCTGGGCTGCCACCGCTCCATCCCCAGGGATCCCACAGACTTCAGCTGCGGCAAGCGCAAATTCAGCGCCGCTTGTAACTTTGGCCACATCCTGGTGAACCAGGAGCGGCTGAACATCAACACAGCCACCGAGGAAGAACTCATGACTCTCCCGGGAGTCAACCGCACTGTTGCGCAGAACATTGTGGAGTACCGGGACTGTATCGGAGGCTTTAAAAAGGTGGAGGACCTGGCTCTGGTGAGCGGGATCGGGGCCACCAAACTGGAGGTGATCAAACTGGAAATATGCGTCTCCAGCAGGACCAGTTCGTCCCAGCACTCCCCGTCCTCCCTGCGCAAAGACCTGGATCACCAGTCGTGCACCGGGATGAACATTAACACCGCCACCCCGGCGCAGCTCATGAGCATCCGAGGCATCACGGAGAAAATAGCCAAGAACATCGTTGCCTACCGGGCGGAACACGGCCCGTTCAAAAGCATCGAGGACCTGGTGAGGGTCCACCACATCAACAGCTCCCTGCTGGACAAAATCCGCTTCCAGGTGTTCGTGGAGCGCTCCAGGGCGCCCTCCACTAACACTAACGGAGGGCTGACCTGCACCACCAAGTCCCACCCCAGCCCGACTTCATTCAGTCTCAGGAGCGACGACCTGGACCTCCCGCCCGGAGGACCGACCCAGATCATCTCTGTGCGGCCCAACGTGGAGCCCCCGCCCGGCCTGCGGGACGGGAAGCCCGTGGTGCGTCTGGCCACCTGGAGCCTGCAGGGCTGCTCCTGCGACAAGGCCAACAACCCGGGGGTCAAAGAGGTGGTGTGCATGACCCTGCTGGAAAATGAGTGAGTAAATCCAGAGCTCACTAAACATAATCATAGTAATGTGCCATAATGGGTGGTCTCAGGTGTCAACAGTGAGGCAGAGCTTCATCTTTCCATATCAAGGTAATGGAGAACAGAGATGAGGCAGTGCATTAAAGTCTTTGAAAGCCAttgaataataaaattaaaaaaattttcaagtcctttttaaataaacaaatagagTAAATAGGCaaataaagatttaaataaacaaatatatattcTAAATGTAgaataaatatgaaaacaatATTCAGAGGCAGACAGTTTACAGTGCATATACACTGTATATAAGCTATATGTATTAGTGATGTTTTGGACGCGTTCCTCGTTGTATACAGGCTACATTCTTGGCCCATTCATGGCATAGATGCCTTATGAGAGCGCTGACTGTGTGACAGCGGTGCCATCTAGTAGCCATATGTGGGCCAGGTCAGTGTGCCACTGCATATGCcatgtttaaaataaacaccCTACAACATTCCTACCATGTAAAGTGCCCCTGGGGACCTTttaaagtgctatacaaatgagctgtattattattatcattattatcgtTAGCAAGTGAAAGAGATTCTGACACAGCTGATACTGTGACTTTGCAATAGTTTAGATACTTTGGAGAGTGCTGGTGGCCCCGTAGAAGAATCCTCATAAACTGGGCAATGCGTGGGCACACCACAGTCAGAATCACATGCTCAGAGACATAAGAGGAACTTCAGATTCCCAGCGGCCCAATGTGGTTCACTGCAGGTCACTTGGTTTGGCTATTTGATTAATTGCACTGAAAGTACAACATAACCCAAAGGTCCTGGGTTATTACTTCATCTTGAGGCCCTGTGTTGTGCTCACAGGGTCGCTGTTCCTAAATAAAAGTGTTTAATTAAAATGCCTCAAACAAACTGACACGTAATAAACCTGTGAGCAGATTTTATTCCAGAGCAAGTTGTCTATAATTGGAGGATCAGGGATTCGATCCCCAGGTCCTCCAGTTAGCATGTAGaggtatccttgggcaagacaccgaaccccaaactgctcctgatggctgtgccACTGGCGTGTGAATGTCTAAaacactgagtagcaggtggcatcttgtattgtagcctcagccaccagtttgtgaatgggtga carries:
- the eepd1 gene encoding endonuclease/exonuclease/phosphatase family domain-containing protein 1, with amino-acid sequence MGGSLGCHRSIPRDPTDFSCGKRKFSAACNFGHILVNQERLNINTATEEELMTLPGVNRTVAQNIVEYRDCIGGFKKVEDLALVSGIGATKLEVIKLEICVSSRTSSSQHSPSSLRKDLDHQSCTGMNINTATPAQLMSIRGITEKIAKNIVAYRAEHGPFKSIEDLVRVHHINSSLLDKIRFQVFVERSRAPSTNTNGGLTCTTKSHPSPTSFSLRSDDLDLPPGGPTQIISVRPNVEPPPGLRDGKPVVRLATWSLQGCSCDKANNPGVKEVVCMTLLENDIKLLAVQDLLEREALDKFCVELNQGTLASVRKWKWPRGLWKSVVSEKPTRHNGKGVSYSGFLWDSSSGIDLKDAAVLDSPVVNGNGNHTYPRLYLAHFIVGTYELTVVNVHMPATAASAESNGKYHNTDDAKCPHLSPSIQETLKGEKELLVLGDFGSPPQSSELDILRKEKLCALVPSSLFTNISTRSPQGTRCLDNIWVSRSLKKIYSGHCMVVREGLTNPWIPDNWSWGGVASDHCPVVAEFYADVSPKEMSRPGMAVVDRGDIMPKHER